The DNA region AAAAAAGCCGATCGTAACAAAAATCAATGCGAAGAACAAGCCATTTCTTGTTGTGATAAATAGTTGTAAATACCGATCAAAAAAGGCTTTAAGCTGCCCGTTTCCAATATAGCCATAATACGTTTCCAATGAACCAAAACTATATAATAACCCTGCTAAACCCAACAAAAATGGATAACCTACTCGTTTCACTAACCATTGAACCATAATAATGGCAAAAATAGCTGCTGGAATATACCAGAGATGGTAGTATGTTCCTGTATAAAAAAGTCCAACGATCAAAGCGACTGGATATAAACTAGGGCTCAGAGAATAGCTTTGCTGAATCCATATAAAGCCGATCGGCAAATAAATCAAGCTCCAAAATAAATAAGATTTTATCAGGGACCTCACATAATGCTTCGTATATCCCTTTGAGCTTGTTTGTCCTCTACGCACAAAGTAGCTGGTAGAGATCAAAAAGAAAGGAACAGCAATTCGACATAACACATTCTTGAATAAAAAATTCAGTTCTGGCTCTTGAAATACACGTTCACAATGAAAACAAATCACTAAGACCGCCGCAGCATATTTGATCACATCGATTCCAGCAGTCATTTCCCGTGTTTTTTTGATTGTCTGTTCGATCTTTTTCACCCCCACATCCTTTTTTTCACTTCTTTCCTCAAGTATAGCAAAGCATTATTTACATTTTATCAGTACAAAGTCTGAATTTTCTCTGTATAAAAAGTCCTATATTAGAAAAAAACGTAGAGATGCGTATAAAGCATTTCTACGTTTTTTTTTTGATTTTTTCCGTTTTACAGACTTTCTTCAACAAAATGCACAGAGGAACAAGTCCAGTACTTTTGGTATACGCGTTCCTGATATTCATCAAGATTAAGCTGATACATTTTGAATGTTACTAGTCGATTCTTTGGCTGCCATTGTTCTTCATAGGAATACTGATAGGTCATTCCTAACCGTTTCATCACTTCACCACTGCGGGGATTAGCAACGTCATGAGTTGCGGTTATATAAGGAATTCCATCTTTTCTAAGTTGTTCGATCACTGCTTGGCCTGCTTCTGTCACAATCCCTTTATGCCAAAACTCTTTTCGCAACCCATAGCCAAAATCATAACTGTCATCCAGGCTCACATTTACATAACCGATCGGCTGATCATACGCCTTTAAACAAATTGCATAGCGATAGCCTTGCTGCTTTTGGTACGCCTGACGATAATTCGTATCATAAAAGGTGTTTGCTTCTTCCAACGTAGCTAATGGAAACCACGGCAAGTACGTATTGACTGCTTGATCGCTATAAATTGCAAACAGATCAGCTACATCTGCTTCCGTAAATTTTCTTAAAATCAAACGCTCTGTTTGTATGGTAGGTGTATTTTTTTTTCATCTGATAATAGCCTTTCACTGCTGTTGTCCGTAAAATAGTGGAATGAGTGCTTCTTGTTCACGTAATGCTTCAAACGCTGCTTGTTCATCTGCAAGTGCTAGAGCCGCTTCAAAGTCCTCCATCACTTGAATCTTTGTTGAAGAAAATGGTGGGTAATGATAGATAGCATGCGCTGCTTTCAATGAATTTACCCAGAAAAAATAAACGTTTTCCTCTGTTACTAAATCGATCAATGTCATGAAGTCACCGCCGAGATGACGATAATATTTCGCAAAGTGGATAGTGATTTCTTTAATGTCCGTTATAGGAAACTCAGCGATTCGTTTTTCAATAGGCAGATTGACTAGTCCTATAAAGCGTCCGATTTGATCGATCGTAACTTCGCCTTTGCTCACACTGCAAAGACAATTAGCATTCCCCGCCCATCTTGAAAAGGTCACCTCAGGATACATCGCTTCATCCAATTTTAGGAAGGTGTTGACTCGTTTTCCTTCTGTGAATAAAGAATCGATTTCCTTAGCATATGCACTGTAAAAAGCAGTTTTGTTTTGTTCGATATCTTTTGCCATTTTGGTCAGTTCCTTTCCTTTTCGTCCTTGAAACAATGACGTTAAGAATCCCGATTTTTTATAGCCGATCAAAACATCTACGCTCACATCAAAATATTCAGCTAATCGAATCACATTTTCTAAGTCAGGTAAACTTTTCCCTAACTCCCATTTTGAAATCGTCTGACGTGAAATCATTAAATGATCGGCTAAATCTTGTTGAGATAAATGACGTTCTTGACGAAATTTTTTGATTTGTTTGCCTACGGCTAAGCTCACTATAAGCGTCCTCCTTTCTTTTGTCTATAAAATCTGATGCACCCTTTCGTTGCTTGTTTCCAGTATATAATAAACCCGTGTGCAACGGAACATTGCACACGGGTTTCATGCTGGTTTTACTTCGTTTAGTCTTGATTCTTGTATATGAGTTATTGCTGCAGCAGTTTTTGATCCTCCAATACAAAAATCTTATCAACGATCGGTGTATAGAATTGTTCATCATTTGAAACGAATAGAACGCTGCCTTTAAAATTCTTCAGTGCTATTTGAAGTGCTTTTCTTGAATCCACATCTAAATGATTTGTCGGCTCATCCAGTATCAGAAAATTGCTTGGCTGCATTGTTAGATCACACAGTTTTACTTTAGACTGTTCACCACCGCTCAACATGTAAAGATTTTTATCTGCAAGCTCGCGTTTGATCCCGCACTTTGCAAGTTCTCTGCGGACATCCTCATAAGTGAGTCTAGTATATTTATTCGCCAACGTTTCGATCGGTGTCCATTCCGTATTTTCCCATTCGATTTCCTGTGAATGATACCCAACCTTTACTTGAGGAGAAAAATGACTTTGACCAGCTAGTGCAGGGAGTTGACCTAATAGAGTTTTAAGCAACGCTGTTTTCCCTGATCCATCAGCCCCTGTGATAACAAGTTTTTCTCCTTTTTTCACCTGTAGGTCAAACGCTGAAAGCAATTGTTTATCGTATCCGATAGCTAGTCCTTCAATAGTTAAAGCATTCGGAGAGCTTTGCGGTGCACTTTTAAAGGTGAAATTAGCTGGTATTGTTTTTTCGGGCTCTTTCAATCGATCCATCCGCTCTAAATGCTTTCTTCTGCCCTGAGCCATTTTAGTTTTGATTCCAGCAATATTTTTTTGGATAAAGGCTTCCGTCTCCTTGATTTTTCTTTGTTGGGCATCAAATTGACTTTGATAAGCTTCTGTAAAATGAGCTTTTTGTTTTAAGAAATCAGCATAATCACTATGATATTTTTTGATTTCTCCAAAATCGATATCACAAATGCATGTAGCTATTTTGCTAAGAAATTCTGTATCATGAGAAACGATGATAAACGCATTTTCAAAAGCTTTCATATAGTCTGTCAGCCAATCGATGTGCTCCTGATCCAAATAGTTAGTCGGTTCATCTAAAATCAAAACAGACGGTTTTTCCAAAAGAAGTTTAGCAAGTATTACTTTGATTTTATCTCCGCGACTTAATGCAGCTAACTGTTTTACAGCTTCTCCATTACTGATTCCAAGTCCTGTGATCGCTTTATTGATCTCATTTTCAACTTCGTAAAAACCGCTGATTTCCAGTCTTTCCTGATAAGCTGCCGCGCGTTCCAATAATTGATCCTCTCCAGTTTCTCCGTATGTCTCATATAATTTAAGCATTTCTTTTTCCGTTGTATAAAGCTCCTGATAGGCAGAACTTAAAAATTCGTGGATCGTCAAGGCTTCGTCCATATTCGCATATTGATCGAGATAGCCTAGAGTCGCATTGGGATTCCATACAATGGACCCTTCGTCAGGTAAAACACTACCCAAAAGAATCTTCAATAAGGTACTTTTCCCAGCACCATTTTTTCCAACGATTCCCATATGTTCACCGCTTTGCAAGGTAAATGAGCTATTTTCATATAATTGTTTATCTGGTACAGCATAGGTTAAATCTGTTACTTGTAATAATTCCATTATTTTTTCCTCTTTCTTGTCATTTTTACTAAAGAACATACAAAAAAGACCCAAAGACAGAAATGTCCTGGGTCTTTTAATCTATATATTCTTCAGTAAATGTGTACACTAAAAATAGAATGACAACTGAACCATTTTTTCAAAAAACGGCAGCGCCAATCAACTTGTAGTTATACAAAATTTACTGATGAATATGAAAAGCACTGCTTGCTTTTCGATTAAGCTCCATACAACACTTCATCAAAATAAGTTGTAGGGAGCAAAGAGTTGATATATATAAAACGTACATGTGTAACACCTTCCTCAGAAGATACTCTACCATTTTGAAAAAAAATAGTCAACTGGCGTTGGGCGCTGTTTGATTTGATACGATTGCATTTCACAAGCAATCAATCTAAACTAAAGAAAAAGGGAGGTCGTAACTTTGACAATACTGCCAAAAATCGGAAAACCAGCCACGAATGCACTTTCTTCTGCCGGCATCACCCGTTTAGAACAACTTAGTCAATTCGATAAAAAGTCGCTTTTAAGCATGCATGGTGTTGGACCTAAAGCCATCACACTTTTAGAAGAAGCCTTAGCTGAACATGGATTGGCATTTGCGCCAATAACAGTCGATACAGCTCAGCCGAAAGATATTACCGTACTGTGCCAGCTAAATTGTGATAATTCACCAAAAAGGCGGATGATCCGAGATTTCTTGATCGCTGCTGTTGCTGAAAAGCCAAAAGCTCTCTCTTTACTCCTCGATCAACAGTTTTGCTTTGTTTTACCTGGGAGTATAACGTTGATTGGCATTGAGTCCTTTATTGACTACACTCAAAAAAGACATGAACCCATTCGCACACTTGAAATCCAATCTATCGTAACTCACGGAAAAGAAGGTGCTGCTCATGGTGTGCTTTCGACAAAAAACAACCAAAAAATTTATTTTGCTGTAATGGTTCTCTTTAGCGGTAATCAAAAAAATGCGCTTATCACTCAAACCACTGCCTACTTTATCAGATAATTTTTTTCAAAGATAATCATATACAACGAAGCCATCTGTTGAAAAGTAGTGCCTACTTCCCAACACATCAGGAACCGTCTAGGTATCGATGCTTGTACTATCATTAAAAGCCTACTCATAATGAACAGTTCTTCGCAAAAAATATAGATACCTTTTACAGATATTTCAGTGGTAAGATCAATTAACACATATTCAAGCACATATAAAATGCAGAGCTAAAAGGGACAGAAGTGTTCAACTCCGAGAACCAAGTAGGTACTGTGTAACATCAACTCATTCTTCGTTGTGTTTTACAGCAATTTCAGCTTATTTCCGAAGCCTTCAAATCTTAGTGCTTTAACACTTAGAATTTTGCTAGCTTCACTTTGTTCTTGCAACAATAGTGAAACTGTATGCGTTAGCTGATGTGATCGAAGCGAAGGCCTTTAACTTTAGCATGTTTCATGCGTAGAAGTTAATGAGATCGAAACGAAGTGTAGTGTAGTAGTTGCTTCCGCTTCCACCGTTTATTCATTTTAAAAAGGACTGGGACGTAACTCGTAGAGTTATGTCCCAGTCTCTTATTTCCGCTTACTCATTCCTTCGTTTCATTACTTGCAAGTTCTTATTGATCGCTACGATTTCATTGCCAAAATTCCGCCAATCACTAGCTCTTGGTGGAGCCAGCCAAATCAGTTTTCTTGCCGAAAAAGCTGTATTAAGCAAATAATCGGAAACGATCAAATCTGTATCAGGACGGACTGTTGAATGGAATTGAATGTTGAATGAATCGAATATTTTGATTTGCTCTTTGATAAACTGGTTGTATTTTTCTCCTTGCGTAAAATTCACATGTACATTGATTGGATGTTTTTCATTTTCTTTATCGTATTGCTGAGAAACCACAAGCAGCAAATTGAAGAACAAAGATTTTTTGCTGAATCGAAATTCCTTTTCAGGTAGCTGGCAAATAAACTGGCGACATCGTTCAAAAATCACTGGGTAACGCTCATGAAAAAAATCTAGATCCATTACACGTAAAGTAATATCGATCAAAGGAGTGATCAGCAGGTGTCGATAAAGAATACGGTTCACTTCTGCACAGAAGTTTGGCTCTAAACCCTTCAACATCGGAAACCCTTGAAATACTTTTTTCAACTGGAGGAGATATGTTTTTACCGCGGGCTGATCTAAGTCACAAAATTCTTTTCGATAAATAGACAGATTGCTCAAGATGCCCGTCACTTCGATCTCAAGTTCTTTTTTCGTTCCACTGATCGTTTGCTTTGTCCAATGATCGATGATTTGGCAACTCTGATTTTTTTGACTAGCTAGCGGTTCCAAATCATTCGCTGATAAAAAATAACGCTGCTTTCTCTTGATCCGTTCTAACATGATCAATAAATAATGTCGAAACAAATAAAATGAATTGATTTCCTCGTAGGTCGTTTTAAGCTTTGCAAAAAGATCATTGACAGCTAAGATATCCAACTGACTATATAACTCGTCTGAATCCTTATAAATTCTATAATAAAGCATCGTAAAATACTGACGTATGTGCAGTTCATTTCCAACTAGCTGAAAATTTTTTGATAGCTTTATATCATATTGCTCAAGTTCTTTTCTAATACGATCCACGATCTTATAGACGAGCGTTCGGCTCATCCCGTGCTCTTCACCGTATTTTTTGATAGAAGTGAACTGGTGAAAAAAGATCGTTTTTAAAAGTGTAAACTCTAGCGAATGTTTCAAATAGTATTCTTCAACAATACTTGACGATATTTTGACACTTTGGAAAAGTATGATTTCATTGTTTTGCTCGATGACTTCCATCGCTTCTATTAATCCAAATCTTTTCAGATCTTCATTGATCTCCAGCATACTGCGTTCTAGAAGATACTGAGAAATACCCAGTCGTTCACATAAACGATCCTTTCGTTCTGAAAAGGAATATTGTTGTTCTAACAGGCGAAGAATTGCCAGCTTTAAATTTGCGCGATCATCTAATAACAAGAAATCCATTTACTCTCTCCTTGTTCCATACAAAAGTGTACCCGATAAAAAGC from Enterococcus sp. 9D6_DIV0238 includes:
- a CDS encoding helix-turn-helix domain-containing protein; translation: MDFLLLDDRANLKLAILRLLEQQYSFSERKDRLCERLGISQYLLERSMLEINEDLKRFGLIEAMEVIEQNNEIILFQSVKISSSIVEEYYLKHSLEFTLLKTIFFHQFTSIKKYGEEHGMSRTLVYKIVDRIRKELEQYDIKLSKNFQLVGNELHIRQYFTMLYYRIYKDSDELYSQLDILAVNDLFAKLKTTYEEINSFYLFRHYLLIMLERIKRKQRYFLSANDLEPLASQKNQSCQIIDHWTKQTISGTKKELEIEVTGILSNLSIYRKEFCDLDQPAVKTYLLQLKKVFQGFPMLKGLEPNFCAEVNRILYRHLLITPLIDITLRVMDLDFFHERYPVIFERCRQFICQLPEKEFRFSKKSLFFNLLLVVSQQYDKENEKHPINVHVNFTQGEKYNQFIKEQIKIFDSFNIQFHSTVRPDTDLIVSDYLLNTAFSARKLIWLAPPRASDWRNFGNEIVAINKNLQVMKRRNE
- a CDS encoding helix-turn-helix transcriptional regulator, with amino-acid sequence MSLAVGKQIKKFRQERHLSQQDLADHLMISRQTISKWELGKSLPDLENVIRLAEYFDVSVDVLIGYKKSGFLTSLFQGRKGKELTKMAKDIEQNKTAFYSAYAKEIDSLFTEGKRVNTFLKLDEAMYPEVTFSRWAGNANCLCSVSKGEVTIDQIGRFIGLVNLPIEKRIAEFPITDIKEITIHFAKYYRHLGGDFMTLIDLVTEENVYFFWVNSLKAAHAIYHYPPFSSTKIQVMEDFEAALALADEQAAFEALREQEALIPLFYGQQQ
- a CDS encoding ABC-F family ATP-binding cassette domain-containing protein, coding for MELLQVTDLTYAVPDKQLYENSSFTLQSGEHMGIVGKNGAGKSTLLKILLGSVLPDEGSIVWNPNATLGYLDQYANMDEALTIHEFLSSAYQELYTTEKEMLKLYETYGETGEDQLLERAAAYQERLEISGFYEVENEINKAITGLGISNGEAVKQLAALSRGDKIKVILAKLLLEKPSVLILDEPTNYLDQEHIDWLTDYMKAFENAFIIVSHDTEFLSKIATCICDIDFGEIKKYHSDYADFLKQKAHFTEAYQSQFDAQQRKIKETEAFIQKNIAGIKTKMAQGRRKHLERMDRLKEPEKTIPANFTFKSAPQSSPNALTIEGLAIGYDKQLLSAFDLQVKKGEKLVITGADGSGKTALLKTLLGQLPALAGQSHFSPQVKVGYHSQEIEWENTEWTPIETLANKYTRLTYEDVRRELAKCGIKRELADKNLYMLSGGEQSKVKLCDLTMQPSNFLILDEPTNHLDVDSRKALQIALKNFKGSVLFVSNDEQFYTPIVDKIFVLEDQKLLQQ
- a CDS encoding GNAT family N-acetyltransferase; this encodes MILRKFTEADVADLFAIYSDQAVNTYLPWFPLATLEEANTFYDTNYRQAYQKQQGYRYAICLKAYDQPIGYVNVSLDDSYDFGYGLRKEFWHKGIVTEAGQAVIEQLRKDGIPYITATHDVANPRSGEVMKRLGMTYQYSYEEQWQPKNRLVTFKMYQLNLDEYQERVYQKYWTCSSVHFVEESL
- a CDS encoding acyltransferase family protein, which translates into the protein MKKIEQTIKKTREMTAGIDVIKYAAAVLVICFHCERVFQEPELNFLFKNVLCRIAVPFFLISTSYFVRRGQTSSKGYTKHYVRSLIKSYLFWSLIYLPIGFIWIQQSYSLSPSLYPVALIVGLFYTGTYYHLWYIPAAIFAIIMVQWLVKRVGYPFLLGLAGLLYSFGSLETYYGYIGNGQLKAFFDRYLQLFITTRNGLFFALIFVTIGFFIWDYKEKLVKYEKFSDRLLLIAACLLLTEGVVVYQNIGIDKNFLFSLIPFTGLLFWKSLSIEVSKQLNVRRLRELGKFYFFIHPLCILWAGSLVKNHEFFNNNWAQLITVLVMTHILSSLIISMIEYPPMAYVELWRRIKLTHFTLVA